From Verrucomicrobiota bacterium, one genomic window encodes:
- a CDS encoding diacylglycerol kinase family lipid kinase — protein sequence MMRKRIGFIVNPVAGAGRGQARWTGLRDQFRQDGVPEKLLFTARPGDAVRLAHDLNRECDVVVAVGGDGTLFEVASGLLLSGATNTLLGVIPLGTGNDTARLCGINDAEQARLALRGERTKALDVIRIQCQGRGMSVTRHALLYGGVGIVGEVVKRTTPRVKRIFGQRLAYPVGALRAIWSCTAPRMRVTCDGQTWENRFLLVCASNGELSGGGIRLSPGARMDDGLLNVNVCETVGRWAAVGLLWRVCRGRHVTHRKVRYLTARTLMVEPDLPLDVEADGEFVGHTPVHFEAVPRTLRVLIP from the coding sequence ATGATGCGCAAGCGAATCGGGTTCATCGTCAACCCAGTGGCGGGTGCCGGTCGTGGCCAGGCGCGGTGGACGGGATTGCGAGACCAGTTTCGTCAAGACGGCGTTCCGGAGAAGTTGCTGTTCACAGCGCGGCCCGGCGACGCCGTGCGCTTGGCGCATGACCTGAATCGTGAATGCGACGTCGTCGTGGCGGTCGGCGGCGACGGAACGCTTTTCGAGGTGGCCAGCGGACTTTTGCTCTCCGGCGCAACGAACACGCTTCTGGGCGTAATTCCCTTGGGCACCGGAAACGACACTGCCCGCTTGTGCGGCATCAACGATGCGGAGCAGGCGCGACTGGCTCTGCGTGGCGAACGCACCAAAGCCCTGGACGTGATCCGGATCCAGTGTCAGGGGCGAGGGATGTCGGTGACGCGTCACGCTCTGCTTTACGGGGGCGTTGGCATCGTCGGTGAAGTGGTGAAGCGGACCACGCCGCGCGTCAAACGCATCTTCGGCCAGCGCCTTGCCTATCCCGTGGGAGCGCTCCGCGCCATCTGGAGCTGCACGGCGCCGCGAATGCGCGTGACCTGTGACGGTCAGACTTGGGAAAACCGTTTTCTGCTGGTGTGTGCGAGCAACGGCGAACTGTCGGGCGGCGGCATCAGGCTGTCGCCCGGCGCGCGGATGGACGACGGCCTGTTGAACGTGAACGTGTGCGAGACCGTGGGCCGTTGGGCTGCCGTCGGACTGCTCTGGCGCGTCTGCCGGGGTCGCCACGTTACCCATCGCAAGGTGCGCTATCTCACCGCGCGAACGCTGATGGTGGAACCAGACCTGCCGCTGGACGTCGAGGCGGACGGTGAATTCGTCGGCCACACGCCCGTTCATTTTGAAGCCGTGCCACGGACGTTGCGGGTCTTGATTCCTTGA
- a CDS encoding excinuclease ABC subunit UvrB, producing MYELVSNYAPAGDQPQAIAKLTEGVLSGAQHQVLLGVTGSGKTFTIANVIRNVDKPTLVISHNKTLAAQLYAEFKSFFPRNAVEYFVSYFDYYQPEAYIPRTDTFIEKDSSRNEEIERLRLSTMSSLFARRDVIVVASVSCIYGIGSKEDYEAMVIPIRVGQELTREQLLSRLVDLQYDRNDITFERGNFRVRGDTVELCPGYTEDALRIELFGEQIERITRFEPLTANIIETLDAVTIYPGKQFVTQPEKLKRAILSIREELGERIAWFEQHGKLLEAQRIKMRTEYDLEMMEEMGVCSGIENYSRHIAARPAGSRPATVIDFFPSDFLTVIDESHATVPQIGGMFEGDRSRKTVLVEHGFRLPSALDNRPLRFEEFQGMQKQTIYVSATPAKREIEWARESVIQDRNSGRESAHSSLECDQSRLTSAATDMKRAPLTPSLSPSDGERVAESRARGSPGVVELVVRPTGLIDPKVTLKPLKGQIDDLIEEARKRADLKERILVTTLTKRTAEELTDYLRDIGVNVRYLHSEIDAIERVEILRALRKGEFDVLVGINLLREGLDLPEVSLVAILDADKEGFLRSETSLIQTAGRAARHLNGEVILYADVMTDSIKRFLAVTEYRRTKQVAYNKEHNITPRSVSRAVEESLATYESKRREASSVLRDAGMDVDITETINELEHEMLAAANNLEFEKAALLRDQIKELKRAIDDSQPAKDAKSAKGVSYRKVKGAAGRFKHS from the coding sequence ATGTATGAACTCGTCTCCAACTACGCGCCCGCCGGGGATCAGCCGCAAGCGATTGCGAAGCTGACGGAAGGCGTGTTGTCCGGCGCGCAACACCAGGTGCTGCTCGGTGTCACGGGGTCGGGCAAGACCTTCACGATTGCAAACGTGATCAGGAACGTGGACAAGCCTACGCTGGTCATCTCGCATAACAAGACGCTCGCGGCACAGCTTTACGCGGAGTTCAAGAGTTTCTTCCCACGCAACGCAGTTGAATACTTCGTCAGCTATTTTGATTATTACCAGCCAGAGGCGTACATCCCGCGAACGGACACTTTCATCGAGAAGGATTCGAGCCGGAACGAAGAAATCGAACGGTTGCGGCTTTCGACGATGAGCAGCCTCTTTGCGCGGCGCGACGTGATTGTCGTCGCCAGCGTATCGTGCATTTACGGCATTGGCAGCAAGGAGGATTACGAGGCGATGGTGATTCCGATTCGCGTCGGCCAGGAACTCACGCGTGAACAACTCCTCAGCCGCCTCGTGGATTTGCAATATGACCGGAACGACATCACTTTCGAGCGCGGCAATTTTCGTGTCCGCGGCGACACCGTCGAATTGTGCCCGGGTTACACGGAGGACGCGTTGCGGATCGAATTGTTTGGCGAGCAGATTGAGCGCATCACACGCTTTGAGCCATTGACGGCAAACATAATTGAAACACTCGACGCGGTGACGATTTATCCCGGCAAACAGTTCGTGACGCAGCCGGAAAAACTGAAGCGCGCCATCCTCAGCATCCGCGAGGAATTGGGCGAGCGCATCGCGTGGTTTGAGCAGCACGGCAAGCTGCTCGAAGCGCAGCGCATCAAGATGCGCACCGAATACGACCTGGAAATGATGGAGGAAATGGGCGTCTGCTCGGGTATTGAAAACTATTCACGCCACATCGCGGCCCGCCCGGCGGGTTCGCGACCGGCGACGGTGATTGATTTCTTCCCGAGCGACTTTCTGACGGTGATTGATGAGTCGCACGCCACCGTGCCGCAGATCGGCGGCATGTTCGAGGGCGACCGTTCGCGCAAGACGGTGTTGGTCGAGCACGGATTTCGGTTGCCCAGCGCGCTGGATAATCGCCCGCTGCGCTTCGAGGAATTTCAAGGGATGCAGAAGCAGACGATTTACGTGAGCGCCACGCCGGCGAAGCGGGAGATCGAGTGGGCGCGGGAGAGTGTAATCCAAGATCGTAACAGCGGACGTGAGTCCGCTCATTCTTCCTTGGAATGTGATCAGAGCCGACTCACGTCGGCGGCTACGGATATGAAACGAGCGCCCCTCACCCCGTCCCTCTCCCCTTCCGATGGGGAGAGGGTGGCCGAAAGCCGGGCGAGAGGAAGTCCGGGCGTTGTGGAACTCGTCGTGCGCCCGACCGGACTCATCGATCCCAAAGTCACGCTCAAGCCGCTCAAAGGACAGATTGACGATCTCATCGAGGAAGCCCGCAAGCGCGCGGACCTGAAGGAACGCATTCTCGTCACGACGCTCACAAAGCGGACGGCGGAAGAATTGACAGATTACCTGCGCGACATCGGCGTGAACGTGCGCTATCTGCACAGCGAGATTGATGCGATTGAGCGCGTCGAGATTTTGCGCGCACTACGCAAGGGCGAGTTCGACGTGCTCGTCGGCATCAACCTGCTGCGCGAGGGACTCGATTTGCCGGAAGTTTCGCTCGTCGCCATTCTGGACGCGGACAAGGAGGGTTTCCTCCGCAGCGAGACGAGTTTGATTCAAACGGCGGGACGCGCCGCGCGTCATCTCAATGGCGAAGTCATCCTCTACGCCGATGTGATGACGGACAGCATCAAAAGATTCCTGGCAGTCACGGAGTATCGTCGCACCAAGCAGGTCGCTTATAACAAAGAACACAACATCACGCCCCGCAGCGTCAGCCGCGCCGTGGAGGAAAGTCTGGCCACGTACGAATCGAAGCGCAGGGAAGCCAGCAGCGTGTTGCGCGACGCGGGGATGGACGTGGACATCACTGAGACGATCAATGAGCTCGAACATGAAATGCTCGCCGCCGCGAATAATCTGGAGTTCGAGAAAGCCGCTTTGTTGCGCGATCAGATCAAGGAGTTGAAACGCGCGATTGACGATTCACAACCGGCGAAGGATGCGAAATCGGCGAAGGGCGTAAGTTATCGGAAAGTCAAAGGCGCCGCGGGGCGATTCAAACATTCATGA
- a CDS encoding PQQ-dependent sugar dehydrogenase → MKTALLFARSWPGLGFLLLGLVLTIINVPNCTANNPPATPTITEPNQDGKILNPADVHMETAAFSDADPGDTHVCSDWEIWSIFPDELVWVTYCIGGIEKIHTHLGDGVFTNSLLGRSQLLYDTGYKLRVRHKDSSGDPGTEWSAWAERPFHTASPVQPSPGQPGWTVRQPGYKVELVATNFQLPVNLAFVPNPTGHPDDPNFYVTELYGTIKVVTGDGTVLNYATNLLNYDPGGAFPGSGEQGLAGIVVDPITGDVIADMLYNSGGNHYPKIVRFHSDDGGLTAATQTTILNMPGETQGQSHQISNLSFGPDGKLYVHMGDGFDATRGQNTNSFRGKILRMNLDGSPATDNPFYNAANGITATDYIYAYGLRNPFGGAWRTADTNHYEVENGPSWDRFAKILRGRNYLYDGSDTSMTNYALYNWIPAVGPVNLAFIQSETFNGSGFPSDKLGHAFVSESGGTYASGPQNNGKRITEFVLDANGNLLSGPTKLVEYNGSGKSTVVGLTAGPDGLYFTDLYKESDTVATNRGANVLRVHFIGLPPAGSGDGLSGEYYDNVDLTSMKFVRTNATIDFNWGSGSPDPAIGPDTFSVRWTGQVQPQFSETYTFYTRTDDGVRLWVDNQLLVDRWVNQGATEWGGSLALIAYKRYDIKMEYYENGGSAVAQLSWSSPSTPKTVVPQSQLYSGTNQPLPFRLQSIEQPTNGVAQIKLTGLPGDIQQIETSTNLLNWALLSSFTNITGLVTFDVPITDSSPQRFFRSVINQQASTEIILDNSTATTVGPWTGANTDVDKYGGNYFFKTNGTGAASVQFTPNLPVVGNYQVYEWHTQGSDHTTNAPVVITFNSGSQTNFVNQQVGGGYWNLLGAFNFAAGTAGSVRITDAASDAGKKVVADAIKFIYLGP, encoded by the coding sequence ATGAAAACGGCTTTGTTGTTCGCGAGGTCTTGGCCCGGTCTTGGGTTTCTGCTGTTGGGCTTAGTCCTGACAATCATCAACGTCCCGAATTGCACGGCCAATAATCCACCGGCGACACCGACGATCACCGAACCCAATCAAGACGGAAAAATTCTCAACCCCGCCGATGTCCACATGGAGACGGCGGCCTTTTCCGATGCCGATCCCGGCGATACGCACGTTTGCAGCGACTGGGAAATCTGGAGCATATTTCCCGACGAACTGGTCTGGGTGACGTATTGCATCGGCGGCATCGAGAAGATTCACACGCACCTGGGCGACGGAGTGTTCACGAATTCGCTGCTCGGCAGGAGTCAATTGCTCTACGACACGGGCTACAAACTTCGCGTGCGCCACAAGGACAGCAGCGGCGATCCGGGCACGGAATGGAGCGCTTGGGCGGAACGGCCGTTTCACACTGCTTCGCCGGTTCAACCGTCACCTGGCCAACCCGGTTGGACGGTGCGCCAACCCGGTTACAAAGTGGAGCTCGTCGCCACCAATTTTCAACTGCCGGTCAACCTCGCGTTTGTGCCAAATCCGACCGGCCATCCCGACGATCCCAATTTCTACGTCACCGAGCTTTACGGAACGATCAAGGTGGTCACGGGCGACGGCACGGTCCTGAATTACGCCACGAACCTTCTGAACTATGATCCCGGTGGGGCATTTCCCGGCTCCGGTGAGCAGGGGTTGGCCGGAATCGTCGTTGATCCGATCACCGGCGATGTGATCGCCGACATGCTTTACAATTCCGGCGGCAATCATTATCCGAAGATCGTCCGTTTTCACAGCGACGATGGCGGGCTGACCGCCGCCACGCAGACGACGATTCTCAACATGCCGGGTGAAACCCAGGGGCAATCTCACCAGATTTCCAATCTCTCGTTCGGGCCGGACGGCAAGCTCTACGTGCACATGGGCGACGGGTTCGATGCGACGCGAGGCCAGAACACGAATTCATTTCGTGGCAAAATTCTCCGCATGAACCTGGACGGCTCTCCGGCCACGGACAATCCGTTCTACAATGCTGCCAACGGCATCACGGCCACGGATTACATTTACGCCTACGGCCTGCGCAATCCCTTCGGCGGCGCGTGGCGTACGGCGGACACCAACCATTATGAAGTGGAGAACGGGCCGAGTTGGGATCGCTTCGCCAAGATTTTGCGCGGGCGCAATTACCTCTACGACGGCTCGGACACGAGCATGACAAATTACGCCCTTTACAACTGGATTCCCGCCGTTGGCCCAGTCAACCTCGCGTTCATCCAGTCGGAAACCTTCAACGGCAGCGGTTTCCCATCGGACAAATTGGGACATGCATTTGTTTCCGAATCCGGTGGCACCTACGCGTCGGGTCCGCAGAACAATGGCAAACGCATCACGGAATTTGTATTGGATGCGAACGGCAATCTGTTGAGCGGGCCGACGAAGCTGGTGGAGTATAATGGTTCAGGCAAAAGCACAGTGGTGGGACTGACCGCGGGTCCGGACGGTTTATATTTCACGGACCTCTACAAAGAAAGCGACACCGTTGCGACCAACCGTGGGGCCAACGTTCTGCGCGTTCATTTTATCGGTCTGCCGCCGGCCGGAAGCGGCGACGGGTTGAGCGGCGAGTATTACGACAATGTGGATTTAACGAGCATGAAGTTCGTTCGTACGAACGCCACGATCGATTTCAATTGGGGCAGCGGCTCGCCCGATCCCGCCATTGGACCGGATACGTTTTCGGTGCGCTGGACAGGTCAGGTTCAGCCGCAGTTCTCCGAGACTTACACGTTTTATACGCGGACGGACGATGGCGTGCGGCTTTGGGTCGATAACCAATTGCTGGTGGATCGCTGGGTGAACCAGGGCGCAACGGAGTGGGGTGGCAGCCTCGCGCTCATCGCCTACAAACGCTACGACATCAAAATGGAGTACTACGAAAACGGCGGCAGCGCGGTCGCCCAACTTTCCTGGAGCAGCCCGTCCACACCCAAGACCGTCGTTCCGCAATCGCAGCTTTATTCCGGCACCAACCAACCCTTGCCGTTCCGGCTTCAATCCATCGAGCAACCCACCAATGGTGTCGCGCAAATCAAACTCACCGGCTTGCCGGGTGACATTCAACAAATCGAAACGTCCACCAACCTGCTGAACTGGGCGTTGCTGAGTTCGTTTACGAATATCACCGGCTTGGTGACCTTCGATGTGCCGATCACCGACAGCTCACCGCAACGCTTCTTCCGTTCGGTCATCAACCAGCAGGCTTCGACGGAAATCATCCTCGACAATTCCACCGCGACCACCGTCGGCCCGTGGACCGGCGCGAACACAGACGTGGATAAATACGGCGGCAATTATTTCTTCAAAACGAACGGCACCGGGGCAGCTTCTGTGCAGTTCACGCCGAACCTTCCCGTGGTCGGGAATTACCAGGTTTACGAGTGGCACACGCAGGGGAGCGACCACACCACCAACGCGCCCGTGGTGATCACGTTCAATAGCGGGTCGCAAACCAACTTCGTCAATCAACAGGTTGGGGGCGGATATTGGAACTTGCTCGGCGCGTTCAATTTTGCGGCGGGCACTGCTGGCAGCGTCCGGATCACGGACGCCGCCTCCGACGCCGGGAAAAAAGTTGTGGCCGACGCCATCAAGTTCATTTACCTCGGACCTTGA
- a CDS encoding N-acetylglucosamine-6-phosphate deacetylase: MNNGEICARHFASRQPIWVRWRSGVITHVEPTTKQPSEDLWIAPSLFDLQVNGYGGIDFQTDGLTLDNLLSATRQLRAAGCGRFLLTLITDEWSKLTNRLRHVRALRSQSDELQSAIAGWHIEGPFLSAEPGFCGAHDPTVMLDPTAKHIQELRAVAGDDPLLLTLAPERPGALEVIALAVSLGMKVSLGHTNASAEVLQRAVQAGATGFTHLGNACPRELDRHDNIIWRVLDTPGLTVSLIPDRIHVSPALFRLVHRALDPVSIYYTTDAMAAAGAPPGRYPLGTLQLEVGADQIVRQPGKTNFAGSALRPIDGIFRAAQMFGCDWQEVWPHFSATPAKLMDLSYELQVQQCADFCLLKLAGENQLVELKVCSRGEFTSWGAQGPR; this comes from the coding sequence ATGAACAACGGTGAAATCTGTGCCCGGCATTTCGCGAGCCGGCAGCCGATCTGGGTGCGCTGGCGCTCGGGAGTCATCACGCACGTCGAGCCGACGACGAAGCAGCCGTCTGAAGATTTGTGGATTGCGCCGTCTCTATTCGATTTGCAGGTCAACGGCTATGGCGGCATCGACTTTCAAACTGACGGGCTGACGCTGGATAATTTGCTCTCCGCCACGCGCCAACTGCGCGCCGCCGGCTGCGGCCGGTTTCTCCTGACGCTGATCACCGACGAATGGTCGAAGCTCACGAATCGTTTGCGGCACGTCCGAGCCTTGCGTTCGCAATCTGACGAACTGCAATCCGCCATTGCCGGCTGGCACATCGAAGGGCCGTTCTTGTCTGCTGAACCGGGCTTCTGTGGCGCGCATGATCCGACGGTGATGCTGGACCCAACCGCAAAACACATTCAAGAACTGCGTGCTGTCGCCGGCGACGATCCCCTGCTGTTAACACTTGCTCCGGAACGACCGGGCGCGCTCGAAGTGATCGCCCTTGCCGTTTCGTTGGGGATGAAAGTCAGCCTTGGTCACACAAACGCGAGCGCGGAAGTACTGCAACGCGCGGTTCAGGCGGGTGCGACCGGATTCACGCACCTTGGCAATGCCTGTCCGCGCGAACTCGATCGCCATGACAACATCATCTGGCGCGTGCTCGACACCCCGGGGTTGACGGTGAGTTTGATTCCAGATCGGATTCACGTCTCGCCCGCGCTGTTTCGTCTGGTTCATCGGGCGCTTGATCCAGTTTCGATTTACTACACGACCGATGCCATGGCCGCCGCGGGCGCGCCGCCCGGACGATATCCGCTGGGCACATTGCAGCTCGAAGTGGGTGCCGACCAGATCGTTCGTCAGCCGGGCAAAACGAATTTCGCGGGGTCAGCGCTGCGCCCCATCGACGGCATCTTCCGCGCGGCGCAAATGTTCGGCTGCGACTGGCAGGAAGTCTGGCCGCACTTCTCAGCAACACCGGCAAAGCTGATGGATCTGAGTTATGAGTTGCAGGTTCAGCAGTGCGCGGATTTCTGTTTGTTGAAGCTGGCCGGAGAAAATCAGTTGGTGGAGTTGAAGGTCTGTTCGCGAGGTGAATTCACTTCCTGGGGCGCTCAAGGTCCGAGGTAA
- a CDS encoding TSUP family transporter, producing the protein MVALCTLRCVLELWQLPLLFGTGMVAGFVDSIAGGGGLITLPVLLGFGFDPRYALGTNKLQATFGSGSASWHYARAKAVDLRDCPRGFVFSFVGAALGTILVQRLDPGFLRRCIPILLLAVALYTVFKPKLGESDIHPRMTRWRFDVAIGLLIGFYDGFFGPGTGTFWAMAFMLGLGFNLTKATGYTKVMNFASNLASLLFFLLAGQILFAAGLAMGGGQLLGARLGSQMVVTKGTRFIRPIFISVVVALTLKLLYDSYWKPLNLPVPAQP; encoded by the coding sequence ATGGTGGCGCTATGTACCCTGCGGTGCGTGCTCGAACTCTGGCAACTCCCGCTGCTGTTTGGAACCGGCATGGTGGCTGGGTTTGTGGACTCCATTGCTGGCGGCGGCGGACTCATCACTTTGCCCGTCCTGCTCGGTTTTGGTTTCGATCCCAGATACGCGCTCGGCACGAACAAACTTCAAGCCACATTTGGTTCGGGCAGTGCGTCGTGGCATTACGCGCGGGCGAAAGCCGTCGATTTGAGAGATTGCCCGCGCGGATTTGTGTTTTCATTCGTCGGCGCGGCGCTGGGGACAATTCTGGTGCAGCGACTCGACCCGGGATTTCTCAGACGGTGCATCCCGATCTTGCTGCTGGCGGTGGCGCTCTACACCGTGTTCAAACCAAAACTCGGTGAGAGCGACATTCACCCGCGCATGACGCGTTGGCGCTTCGATGTCGCAATCGGGCTGCTGATCGGTTTTTACGACGGCTTCTTTGGTCCGGGCACGGGCACGTTCTGGGCGATGGCCTTCATGCTTGGCCTCGGCTTTAATCTCACCAAAGCGACGGGCTACACCAAAGTGATGAACTTCGCGAGCAACCTTGCTTCGCTGCTGTTCTTTCTGCTCGCCGGGCAGATTCTTTTTGCTGCCGGACTGGCGATGGGCGGCGGCCAGTTGCTTGGCGCGCGCCTTGGGTCGCAGATGGTGGTCACAAAGGGGACGCGGTTCATCCGTCCAATTTTTATTTCTGTCGTCGTGGCCCTCACGTTGAAACTGCTTTACGATTCTTATTGGAAGCCGCTAAATCTCCCCGTCCCGGCACAACCATGA
- a CDS encoding M48 family metalloprotease: MKIISFAGPSATFQLKSMDFFDQQQRARRQSKLLKWYFAVAVLAKVIAYTLVFGTLVQLLLGLRSSVILSLADALNALALLIVNPPGFWKWFWHPEVLCVVAALSALSVILGSAWKIRALSRRGGSSVAELLGGRRLASRPGNPDELKLRQVVEEMAIAAGLPAPEIYLLDAEPGINAFAAGFTPNDIVIGVTRGAVQLLDRDELQGMVAHEFSHILNGDTRLNMEIMGLVHGLLWPAIVGRVMVHGDCAETLMDDRSIIDEDTLKRLPAILLGYPMIWLGLLGLPFVRAVKSALCRKREFLADAAAVQFTRYDGIASALKKVGGLYRHGRLDTPYAEVASHLYFVTCHMELFITLLATHPPLEQRIRAIDPGFDGKFTRVSPLRPNARGLLYEPEQISAPVAVAPEQLITGIGNITPEGFWVAASLREALPKSVQSAVNSKLGAMGVLYALLLSSEDDVRTAQLNLLKANGDPAAYTATLDLMDDVQNLDVAFRLPLMDLTVPTLRGLDLETQQEFMQCVQDLIEADSAIELFEYTLQKALLRRLHLEREVAPKVRIEFETEKPVLTECAVLLSALAQMTRETPGQPEAAFARGVHALMSHAQDLKLLPRDQCNLAQVDAALETLAKVAPTVKRRILLACGLTVTTDGKVERREIELLRAIANSLDCPIPPFVEAMEVSPQS, encoded by the coding sequence TTGAAAATCATTTCGTTTGCCGGGCCTTCTGCTACGTTTCAATTGAAATCCATGGACTTCTTCGACCAGCAGCAACGCGCGCGGCGGCAATCCAAATTGTTGAAGTGGTACTTTGCCGTTGCCGTGCTCGCGAAGGTCATCGCATACACGTTGGTCTTTGGGACACTCGTTCAGTTACTGCTCGGCCTGCGATCATCCGTCATCCTGTCACTGGCGGATGCGTTGAATGCTTTGGCGCTGTTGATCGTGAATCCTCCGGGGTTTTGGAAATGGTTCTGGCATCCCGAGGTGCTTTGCGTCGTGGCCGCGCTGTCCGCCTTGTCGGTCATTCTTGGCAGCGCGTGGAAAATTCGCGCGTTGTCGCGGCGAGGTGGAAGTTCGGTGGCGGAATTGCTCGGTGGCCGGCGGTTGGCGTCGCGACCCGGCAATCCCGACGAACTGAAGTTGCGCCAAGTGGTGGAGGAGATGGCCATCGCCGCGGGCCTGCCCGCCCCGGAGATCTATCTGCTCGATGCCGAGCCCGGCATCAACGCCTTCGCCGCGGGGTTTACCCCAAACGACATCGTCATTGGCGTGACCCGCGGCGCCGTGCAGTTGCTCGACCGCGACGAACTACAGGGCATGGTCGCGCACGAGTTCAGCCACATCCTCAATGGCGACACACGACTGAACATGGAAATAATGGGCCTTGTGCATGGACTGCTCTGGCCAGCCATCGTGGGTCGCGTGATGGTGCACGGCGATTGCGCGGAGACGCTCATGGACGACCGCTCCATCATCGACGAGGACACGCTCAAACGTCTGCCGGCAATTCTGCTCGGGTATCCGATGATCTGGCTGGGCCTGCTTGGGCTTCCGTTCGTGCGCGCGGTCAAGAGCGCACTCTGTCGCAAGCGCGAATTTTTAGCCGACGCGGCGGCGGTGCAGTTCACGCGTTACGATGGCATCGCGAGCGCTTTGAAAAAGGTGGGCGGCCTTTACCGGCACGGCCGGCTCGACACGCCTTACGCCGAGGTCGCCAGCCATCTTTATTTTGTCACCTGCCACATGGAGTTGTTCATCACGTTGCTCGCCACGCATCCGCCGCTGGAGCAACGCATCCGCGCGATTGATCCGGGCTTCGACGGAAAGTTCACGCGAGTCAGTCCCTTGCGACCCAATGCGCGTGGATTGCTATACGAACCCGAACAAATCTCAGCGCCCGTCGCTGTGGCTCCTGAGCAACTGATCACGGGCATCGGCAACATCACACCGGAAGGTTTTTGGGTTGCGGCTTCGCTTCGCGAGGCGCTGCCGAAGTCGGTTCAATCCGCCGTGAATTCGAAATTGGGCGCGATGGGTGTCCTCTACGCGCTGTTGCTCAGTTCGGAAGACGATGTGCGTACGGCGCAACTCAATTTGCTCAAGGCGAACGGTGACCCGGCCGCTTACACGGCAACACTCGATTTGATGGACGATGTGCAAAACCTGGATGTTGCCTTCCGTCTGCCGTTGATGGATTTGACCGTGCCCACACTGCGCGGGCTTGATTTGGAAACCCAGCAGGAGTTCATGCAATGCGTGCAGGACTTGATTGAAGCCGACAGCGCCATCGAACTCTTTGAATACACTTTGCAGAAAGCGCTGCTGCGCCGTCTGCATTTGGAACGCGAGGTCGCTCCCAAGGTGCGCATCGAGTTTGAAACGGAGAAACCGGTGTTGACTGAATGCGCCGTCCTGCTTTCGGCGCTGGCGCAGATGACTCGCGAAACGCCAGGCCAGCCCGAAGCCGCGTTTGCCCGTGGTGTCCACGCGCTTATGTCTCACGCACAAGATCTGAAACTACTTCCTCGCGATCAGTGCAACCTGGCGCAAGTCGATGCTGCGCTGGAAACGCTGGCCAAGGTTGCGCCGACTGTTAAGCGGAGGATTCTCCTTGCTTGCGGCCTCACGGTGACCACGGACGGAAAAGTGGAACGGCGTGAGATCGAACTGCTGCGCGCCATCGCCAACAGTCTCGACTGCCCCATTCCGCCCTTCGTGGAAGCGATGGAGGTTTCGCCGCAGAGTTGA